One Setaria viridis chromosome 5, Setaria_viridis_v4.0, whole genome shotgun sequence genomic region harbors:
- the LOC140222712 gene encoding transcription factor PHYTOCHROME INTERACTING FACTOR-LIKE 15-like isoform X1: MYVGCRSDGNEFAELLWENGQAVVHGRRKQTQTSFPPFTCAAASSSRAQEKQPGSDPVALFKTGGVFGAGGLVTSVHDFSSGLDATRDNGDLDDTVPWIHYPIIEEDSAAAPALAESYSPDFFSELHAAAAAAAATNPSSLPPPIQHTTNNRSTPIATTSREPEPSKESHRMPVPGPATRPEPPQAEFAATKQTRLGGGAEGLMNFSLFSRPAAMARASLQSAQRPPQTGTDKASNVTTSTRVESTVLQSSIGPRTTPVFTDQRTAWSQPKEVRFSCTAAPTAGNLQQEMPRDRLGSMTLQKQVKTRKEPEAAVATSSVCSGNGAGIGNDESWRQHKRKSQAECSASQDDDLEDESGGARRSGSRGTKRSRTAEVHNLSERRRRDRINEKMRALQELIPNCNKIDKASMLDEAIEYLKTLQLQVQMMSMGSGLCIPPMLLPPTMQHLQIPQIAHFPHLGMGLGYGMGVFDMNSSPAVPFPSMPGAHFPCSMIPGTTAQGLGMPGRNTVPMFGLPGQAIHPSASSVQPFPSLAGLPVRPNLAPQVSAAMANMVQEQHQDVATQQQQNMNSEARQGTNTGDPELQTILQVENRHFSVPSSAQTESGPFLDSGGNRTDTAGRNGAET; encoded by the exons ATGTACGTGGGATGCAGGTCCGACGGCAACGAGTTCGCCGAGCTGCTATGGGAGAACGGGCAGGCAGTGGTGCACGGCCGGAGGAAGCAGACGCAGACTTCGTTCCCGCCCTTCACCTGCGCTGCTGCCAGCAGCAGCCGGGCTCAAGAGAAGCAGCCGGGAAGCGACCCCGTGGCGCTGTTCAAGACGGGAGGTGTCTTCGGCGCCGGTGGATTGGTAACATCGGTTCACGACTTCTCTTCCGGCCTAGACGCCACCCGTGACAACGGTGATCTTGATGACACCGTGCCCTGGATCCACTACCCCATCATCGAGGAAGACAGCGCCGCCGCACCTGCCCTTGCAGAGAGCTACAGTCCAGATTTCTTCTCGGAGCTCcatgcagcggcagcggcggcagccgcgACCAACCCCAGCTCTCTGCCGCCGCCTATCCAGCACACCACCAACAACAGAAGCACCCCGATTGCCACCACCAGCAGAGAACCAGAACCCTCGAAGGAAAGCCACCGCATGCCAGTTCCAGGTCCAGCCACCAGGCCCGAACCACCACAAGCCGAGTTCGCGGCCACCAAGCAGACTCGGCTGGGAGGTGGCGCAGAGGGCTTGATGAACTTCTCCCTCTTCTCTAGGCCGGCAGCCATGGCGCGAGCTAGCCTGCAGAGCGCACAGAGGCCACCACAAACAGGCACAGACAAGGCGTCCAATGTCACCACGAGTACCCGCGTGGAGTCCACGGTTCTCCAGTCATCCATCGGGCCAAGAACTACTCCTGTGTTCACGGACCAGAGGACGGCGTGGTCACAGCCCAAGGAGGTTCGGTTCTCATGCACGGCAGCGCCAACCGCTGGTAACCTGCAGCAAGAGATGCCCCGGGACAGACTTGGCAGCATGACTCTGCAGAAACAGGTCAAGACCAGGAAGGAGCCTGAGGCCGCAGTCGCTACTTCGTCAGTCTGCTCCGGCAATGGAGCTGGAATAGGAAATGATGAGTCCTGGCGCCAACACAAGAGGAAGAGTCAAGCCGAGTGTTCTGCTAGCCAAGATGAT GATCTTGAAGATGAGTCCGGTGGTGCCAGAAGATCTGGCAGCAGAGGCACGAAGCGCAGCCGCACCGCCGAGGTGCACAATTTGTCAGAAAGG AGGAGAAGAGACAGGATCAACGAGAAAATGCGTGCCCTGCAAGAACTCATCCCCAACTGCAACAAG ATTGACAAAGCCTCAATGCTAGACGAAGCGATTGAGTACCTCAAAACCCTTCAGCTTCAAGTTCAG ATGATGTCCATGGGAAGTGGGCTGTGCATTCCTCCAATGCTGCTGCCACCAACCATGCAGCACTTGCAAATCCCCCAAATAGCTCATTTCCCTCATCTCGGCATGGGATTGGGGTATGGGATGGGTGTCTTCGACATGAACAGCAGCCCAGCGGTTCCCTTTCCGTCCATGCCTGGTGCTCACTTCCCTTGCTCAATGATCCCAGGCACGACAGCACAAGGTCTTGGGATGCCTGGAAGAAACACGGTACCAATGTTTGGACTTCCCGGACAAGCAATACATCCATCAGCATCTAGTGTACAGCCATTCCCATCTTTGGCTGGCCTTCCTGTTAGGCCAAACCTGGCCCCTCAAGTCTCAGCGGCCATGGCTAACATGGTGCAGGAGCAACATCAAGACGTAGCAACTCAACAGCAGCAGAATATGAATAGTGAAGCTCGACAGGGAACAAATACAGGAGATCCAGAATTACAGACCATCCTGCAG GTTGAGAACCGGCATTTTAGTGTACCCTCTTCAGCACAAACAGAAAGTGGTCCGTTTCTGGATAGTGGCGGCAACAGGACTGATACTGCAGGGAGAAATGGGGCTGAAACATAA
- the LOC140222712 gene encoding transcription factor PHYTOCHROME INTERACTING FACTOR-LIKE 15-like isoform X2, whose product MSDGNEFAELLWENGQAVVHGRRKQTQTSFPPFTCAAASSSRAQEKQPGSDPVALFKTGGVFGAGGLVTSVHDFSSGLDATRDNGDLDDTVPWIHYPIIEEDSAAAPALAESYSPDFFSELHAAAAAAAATNPSSLPPPIQHTTNNRSTPIATTSREPEPSKESHRMPVPGPATRPEPPQAEFAATKQTRLGGGAEGLMNFSLFSRPAAMARASLQSAQRPPQTGTDKASNVTTSTRVESTVLQSSIGPRTTPVFTDQRTAWSQPKEVRFSCTAAPTAGNLQQEMPRDRLGSMTLQKQVKTRKEPEAAVATSSVCSGNGAGIGNDESWRQHKRKSQAECSASQDDDLEDESGGARRSGSRGTKRSRTAEVHNLSERRRRDRINEKMRALQELIPNCNKIDKASMLDEAIEYLKTLQLQVQMMSMGSGLCIPPMLLPPTMQHLQIPQIAHFPHLGMGLGYGMGVFDMNSSPAVPFPSMPGAHFPCSMIPGTTAQGLGMPGRNTVPMFGLPGQAIHPSASSVQPFPSLAGLPVRPNLAPQVSAAMANMVQEQHQDVATQQQQNMNSEARQGTNTGDPELQTILQVENRHFSVPSSAQTESGPFLDSGGNRTDTAGRNGAET is encoded by the exons AT GTCCGACGGCAACGAGTTCGCCGAGCTGCTATGGGAGAACGGGCAGGCAGTGGTGCACGGCCGGAGGAAGCAGACGCAGACTTCGTTCCCGCCCTTCACCTGCGCTGCTGCCAGCAGCAGCCGGGCTCAAGAGAAGCAGCCGGGAAGCGACCCCGTGGCGCTGTTCAAGACGGGAGGTGTCTTCGGCGCCGGTGGATTGGTAACATCGGTTCACGACTTCTCTTCCGGCCTAGACGCCACCCGTGACAACGGTGATCTTGATGACACCGTGCCCTGGATCCACTACCCCATCATCGAGGAAGACAGCGCCGCCGCACCTGCCCTTGCAGAGAGCTACAGTCCAGATTTCTTCTCGGAGCTCcatgcagcggcagcggcggcagccgcgACCAACCCCAGCTCTCTGCCGCCGCCTATCCAGCACACCACCAACAACAGAAGCACCCCGATTGCCACCACCAGCAGAGAACCAGAACCCTCGAAGGAAAGCCACCGCATGCCAGTTCCAGGTCCAGCCACCAGGCCCGAACCACCACAAGCCGAGTTCGCGGCCACCAAGCAGACTCGGCTGGGAGGTGGCGCAGAGGGCTTGATGAACTTCTCCCTCTTCTCTAGGCCGGCAGCCATGGCGCGAGCTAGCCTGCAGAGCGCACAGAGGCCACCACAAACAGGCACAGACAAGGCGTCCAATGTCACCACGAGTACCCGCGTGGAGTCCACGGTTCTCCAGTCATCCATCGGGCCAAGAACTACTCCTGTGTTCACGGACCAGAGGACGGCGTGGTCACAGCCCAAGGAGGTTCGGTTCTCATGCACGGCAGCGCCAACCGCTGGTAACCTGCAGCAAGAGATGCCCCGGGACAGACTTGGCAGCATGACTCTGCAGAAACAGGTCAAGACCAGGAAGGAGCCTGAGGCCGCAGTCGCTACTTCGTCAGTCTGCTCCGGCAATGGAGCTGGAATAGGAAATGATGAGTCCTGGCGCCAACACAAGAGGAAGAGTCAAGCCGAGTGTTCTGCTAGCCAAGATGAT GATCTTGAAGATGAGTCCGGTGGTGCCAGAAGATCTGGCAGCAGAGGCACGAAGCGCAGCCGCACCGCCGAGGTGCACAATTTGTCAGAAAGG AGGAGAAGAGACAGGATCAACGAGAAAATGCGTGCCCTGCAAGAACTCATCCCCAACTGCAACAAG ATTGACAAAGCCTCAATGCTAGACGAAGCGATTGAGTACCTCAAAACCCTTCAGCTTCAAGTTCAG ATGATGTCCATGGGAAGTGGGCTGTGCATTCCTCCAATGCTGCTGCCACCAACCATGCAGCACTTGCAAATCCCCCAAATAGCTCATTTCCCTCATCTCGGCATGGGATTGGGGTATGGGATGGGTGTCTTCGACATGAACAGCAGCCCAGCGGTTCCCTTTCCGTCCATGCCTGGTGCTCACTTCCCTTGCTCAATGATCCCAGGCACGACAGCACAAGGTCTTGGGATGCCTGGAAGAAACACGGTACCAATGTTTGGACTTCCCGGACAAGCAATACATCCATCAGCATCTAGTGTACAGCCATTCCCATCTTTGGCTGGCCTTCCTGTTAGGCCAAACCTGGCCCCTCAAGTCTCAGCGGCCATGGCTAACATGGTGCAGGAGCAACATCAAGACGTAGCAACTCAACAGCAGCAGAATATGAATAGTGAAGCTCGACAGGGAACAAATACAGGAGATCCAGAATTACAGACCATCCTGCAG GTTGAGAACCGGCATTTTAGTGTACCCTCTTCAGCACAAACAGAAAGTGGTCCGTTTCTGGATAGTGGCGGCAACAGGACTGATACTGCAGGGAGAAATGGGGCTGAAACATAA